From the Acidilutibacter cellobiosedens genome, one window contains:
- a CDS encoding DUF1788 domain-containing protein, producing MSNINEKLDRLRSLFQDPDFLTGKGLSNEVNIRMFCYEPEDEMAVRHFTKQLEKDNSLDCNLICYNLYHVFLEICEEKNIIDKIPAMEEKKGSDFLKDRILKFSTTKAFAEKMQYEPHEKGDVLLLTGVGEVYPFMRVHSLLEELQTGFDDIPIVVLYPGSFNGRSVILFNEFTPNEYYRAFNII from the coding sequence GTGAGCAATATAAATGAAAAACTTGATAGATTAAGAAGCTTGTTTCAAGATCCAGATTTTCTTACGGGAAAAGGACTTAGTAACGAAGTAAATATAAGAATGTTCTGCTATGAGCCTGAAGATGAAATGGCTGTAAGACATTTTACAAAGCAACTTGAAAAGGATAATTCGCTGGATTGCAATCTTATTTGCTATAATCTATATCATGTGTTTTTGGAAATATGTGAGGAAAAAAATATTATAGATAAGATTCCAGCTATGGAAGAAAAAAAAGGAAGTGATTTCCTTAAGGATAGAATATTAAAATTCTCAACAACAAAAGCTTTTGCAGAAAAAATGCAGTATGAGCCACATGAAAAAGGAGATGTTCTTCTACTTACAGGAGTAGGAGAGGTATATCCCTTTATGAGAGTTCATTCTCTTTTAGAAGAATTACAGACAGGATTTGATGACATTCCTATAGTTGTTCTTTATCCAGGAAGTTTTAATGGCAGATCGGTAATATTATTTAATGAATTTACACCAAATGAGTACTATAGGGCATTTAATATAATTTAG
- a CDS encoding helicase-related protein encodes MRINDFEHLIQEIKAKALSDSDEYISLMRTVGNNYKYDFTSQLSIYNRNTNARACGEFDFWRKKFNRTVKRGERGIPIYKNYGGYGKVTYIFDLSQTVSMTRATNQVELWELTNGEDSLRGVLGFDGAFSEDEMKDMTIDEILENIAYTEVINKGNYLLNELKIAPNYRKIFNDFLTESLKIGYAARLDINYEADRNKINDILGSLDEISLTIVGNELNLMVTDILERTVAIDKEIDKNKVLTKGAIERYNENREITDKEEKIGGIDDEFRGNVGRISDGREGRERVSDDIWGMRDIGRDNLEDEGSNRESSNEGSDTPDSQIRPGETELHGRGEREIIPRDVPGEKPYEASSRSGRDSQEVHRDGETEDDGKLWADRGTEGRRLDEVDRSYGEPESRVEGDGNEGVRLQLDEEISIDEDQGVDDESASFFVPEYYSKANPQELMNEEILENVPKLGETEEISAADKTVHAAYIIPFRSNWTWYLTEYDPETEDAYGLVAGLEPEWGYFNLKELRKIGAERLVLEDFPKTFKELRDSELKKQLSEEEIHRVFFGELDDFTRNEVSQEVDPEILFMQGEEQIDEELIAAKVGTEFIIIPKSNLNHIELDKDERQVLVDGVEYQLYKGKNFEDSREIEIFMDEEGYKTYKINDYLIDLKDQELNRVPIARDDVIKMWDNPFIITSVREDMLLIEMLPYELKEEYIIDARQVRRLQFESIDEFNEFIYTTELYDFDEEKAKEDEQMTFSFGGFEDIEDRQEDERETPKIENFVITDEIIPESLPPQERLENNINAIKVLKTLEKENREANREEQEILAKYVGWGGLSEVFDESKTGQWERARNFLKENLSLSEYEDCEESTLTAFYTPKTVIDGIYQALENMGFENGNILEPSCGVGSFMGSLPESMKKSKVYGVELDSISGNIARKLYPENNVQVKGFEETSFSNNFFDVAIGNVPFGEFKVNDRLYDKNNFLIHDYFFAKSIDKVRSGGVIAFITSSGTMDKKDDSIRRYLGAKCELLGAIRLPNNTFKGMAGTEVTSDIIFLKKKESVIEREEPWYELGIDDKGLSYNKYFVENPQMVLGQMTEVSGRFGKTTTCQAKDNHDLKSELSQAINKIQGKIEPIKVEREEGEKEAEIIPADENVKNFSFTEKDGKVYMREDSIMREVDRNDKDLDKIRDYIALGNALREVIDLQLEDRSEVEIKLAQKKLNDIYDEFSKKNGFINGRMNTRLLSEDSNFALISSIEKLEEGKFKEKGDIFTKRTIKKAVPVTHVDTPDESLILSIAEKGRVDLGYMEELTDLDEKVLVESLKGKIFLDIKEFDRENNALPFTEKEKHNPMAFNYVSADEYLSGNIRDKINVLNEYINYIEGSIGFMDKDNSNFKQIEDNLANLKIQKLSLKEVMPKELTASEITVRLGATWIPEKDVENFIFETLKTPGFARWDIHVRYSPFTAEWRIEGKSKDGGNDLANMTYGTSRVNAYKIIEDALNLKETKVWDRVTNPDGSRSSILNKKETMLASQKQELLKEEFKNWIFKDPDRRHRLEKLYNEKFNSVRNREYDGSNIRFEGMNSGIILKDHQKNAVARTLYGGNSLLAHTVGAGKTFEMIASAMESKRLGMSNKALFVVPNHLTEQIGRDFMELYPGANIMVATKKDFQPKNRKRFIGKIATGEYDAVIIGHSQFEKIPMSKEYQENHINREIEGILEYIEEYKYDRSQNFTVKQLQNTKKKLESRLKKLNDDFKKDDVVTFEELGIDKLFVDEAHNYKNLFLYTKMRNVAGIGQSEALKSSDMFMKCRYLDEMTGGKAVVFATGTPVSNSMTELYTMQRYLQYDELEKNNLQHFDSWASTFGETVTAVELSPEGDKYRAKTRFSKFYNLPELMGMFKEVADIKTADMLDLKVPEAEYETIVTKPTDEQKEVLKGISERADRVRDRRVEPEEDNMLKITNDGKKLALDQRLINPLLPDDPDSKVNVCVKNIFSIWDKTRDNRSTQLVFSDMSTPKNDGSFNVYDDIRDKLLNMGIPEKEIAFIHDANTEKQKDELFSKVRKGHVRILLGSTQKMGTGTNVQNRLIATHDLDVPWRPADLEQRAGRIVRRGNKNDKVKIFRYVTENTFDSYLWQTIENKQKFISQIMTSKTPARVAEDVDENTLSYAEIKALATGNPLIKEKMDLDIEVTKLKMLEGNYKSNLYSLEDKIIKTYPREIEKYKKLIEGAKSDIDRTRPQGTGDNKFTSIKIGDEIITDRKLAGDKILEAVKGVKLRDKKLIGEYRGFPIEVTYNFLTNEHNFNLKGSNNHYGDLGQNRDGNITRMDNVLERIPDSLKRFEEKLEATKEQIEIAKEEVNKPFDKAEELKNKTIRLTEINRLLDMGEVEDLENLNPLIEDIKRLIIDYCNREFGEDHAYDDFNKLFPDEGHIGLAYTTTEDGKHEIQYEISLKDYSWTQYVDNKEVSHGSYLESEDDESVSKEEALKKLKLELEHGDFDEYVRVDEKDLRGKLGLEIDDDGNFYDPLAKDLDNDGIPDRYDNDFRSSNYFESTYDVDGLKKDDKESTLGQLEKFKAKIKEETSSLLDEKDKEKNKGAR; translated from the coding sequence ATGAGAATAAATGATTTTGAACATTTAATTCAAGAGATAAAGGCAAAGGCTCTATCTGATAGTGACGAATATATTTCTCTTATGAGAACCGTTGGAAACAACTATAAATATGATTTTACTAGTCAGCTTAGTATCTACAACAGAAATACTAATGCAAGAGCCTGTGGAGAATTTGACTTTTGGAGAAAGAAATTTAATAGAACTGTAAAGCGTGGCGAAAGAGGAATTCCCATATATAAGAATTATGGAGGATATGGCAAAGTAACCTATATTTTTGATCTAAGTCAGACTGTATCAATGACAAGAGCCACAAATCAGGTGGAATTATGGGAGTTAACCAATGGGGAAGATAGCTTAAGGGGAGTTTTAGGGTTTGATGGAGCTTTTAGTGAAGATGAAATGAAGGATATGACAATAGATGAAATCCTTGAAAATATTGCATATACAGAAGTAATCAACAAGGGTAACTATCTTTTAAATGAACTTAAGATAGCTCCTAATTATAGAAAAATCTTTAATGATTTTCTTACAGAATCCTTAAAAATAGGATATGCTGCAAGGCTTGATATAAATTATGAAGCTGATAGAAATAAGATTAATGATATCCTTGGAAGTCTTGATGAAATTTCACTAACAATAGTAGGTAATGAGCTAAATTTAATGGTGACAGACATCCTTGAAAGAACAGTAGCTATAGATAAAGAGATTGATAAAAATAAGGTGCTGACAAAAGGAGCAATTGAGCGGTACAATGAAAATAGAGAAATAACAGATAAGGAAGAAAAAATAGGAGGGATAGATGATGAGTTTCGAGGAAATGTTGGAAGAATATCTGATGGAAGAGAAGGTAGAGAACGAGTATCAGATGATATTTGGGGAATGCGAGACATCGGAAGAGATAATCTTGAAGATGAAGGAAGTAACAGAGAAAGTTCTAATGAAGGATCAGACACACCTGACTCACAGATTCGCCCAGGCGAGACTGAACTTCATGGTAGAGGAGAAAGAGAGATTATTCCAAGAGATGTTCCTGGAGAAAAGCCTTATGAAGCATCTTCTAGAAGTGGAAGAGACAGCCAAGAGGTTCATAGAGATGGAGAAACCGAGGATGATGGAAAGCTTTGGGCTGACAGAGGAACTGAAGGCAGAAGATTGGATGAAGTGGACAGGTCTTATGGAGAACCTGAATCACGAGTTGAGGGAGATGGCAATGAAGGAGTACGTTTACAATTAGATGAAGAAATAAGCATAGATGAGGACCAGGGAGTAGATGATGAATCTGCTTCCTTTTTTGTTCCAGAATACTATTCAAAAGCTAATCCTCAAGAACTTATGAATGAAGAAATCTTAGAAAATGTTCCTAAACTAGGAGAAACTGAAGAAATATCTGCAGCAGATAAAACAGTTCATGCAGCATATATTATTCCATTTAGAAGTAATTGGACCTGGTATTTGACAGAGTATGATCCTGAAACAGAAGATGCTTATGGTCTTGTAGCAGGTCTTGAACCAGAATGGGGCTACTTTAATCTTAAGGAACTTAGGAAAATTGGAGCAGAAAGACTTGTTCTTGAAGATTTTCCTAAAACATTTAAGGAATTAAGGGATAGTGAACTTAAAAAACAATTAAGCGAAGAAGAAATTCATAGAGTATTCTTTGGAGAACTTGATGATTTTACAAGAAATGAAGTTTCACAAGAGGTAGACCCAGAAATTCTTTTTATGCAAGGGGAAGAACAAATAGATGAAGAACTTATTGCAGCTAAAGTAGGTACAGAATTTATTATAATTCCAAAAAGCAATCTTAATCATATAGAACTTGATAAAGATGAAAGACAGGTTTTAGTTGATGGTGTAGAATATCAACTTTATAAGGGTAAAAACTTTGAAGACTCAAGAGAAATAGAGATTTTTATGGATGAAGAAGGTTATAAAACCTATAAAATAAATGATTATCTTATAGATTTAAAAGACCAAGAGTTAAATAGAGTGCCTATTGCTAGGGATGATGTTATAAAAATGTGGGACAATCCTTTTATTATTACAAGTGTAAGAGAAGATATGCTTCTTATAGAAATGCTTCCTTATGAATTGAAAGAAGAATATATTATTGATGCAAGACAGGTAAGAAGGCTTCAATTTGAAAGCATAGATGAATTTAATGAGTTTATTTATACTACTGAACTTTATGACTTTGATGAAGAAAAAGCTAAAGAAGATGAACAAATGACTTTTTCTTTTGGAGGTTTTGAAGATATAGAAGATAGACAAGAAGACGAAAGAGAAACCCCTAAGATTGAAAATTTTGTTATTACTGATGAAATTATTCCTGAAAGCCTTCCACCACAAGAAAGGCTGGAGAATAATATTAATGCTATAAAAGTCCTTAAAACTTTGGAAAAAGAAAATAGGGAAGCAAATAGAGAAGAACAAGAAATTCTTGCTAAGTATGTAGGCTGGGGTGGTCTATCAGAGGTATTTGATGAAAGTAAAACAGGACAATGGGAAAGGGCAAGGAACTTTCTTAAAGAAAACCTTAGTCTAAGTGAATATGAGGACTGTGAAGAATCTACACTTACGGCTTTTTATACTCCTAAAACAGTTATTGATGGAATCTATCAAGCACTTGAAAACATGGGATTTGAAAATGGGAATATACTTGAGCCTTCATGTGGAGTTGGTAGCTTTATGGGAAGCCTTCCTGAAAGCATGAAGAAATCAAAGGTTTATGGTGTAGAGCTTGATAGTATATCAGGCAATATAGCAAGAAAATTATATCCCGAAAACAATGTACAGGTTAAGGGATTTGAGGAAACCTCATTTTCCAATAACTTTTTTGATGTGGCAATTGGCAATGTTCCATTTGGAGAATTTAAAGTAAATGATAGATTATATGACAAGAACAACTTTTTAATTCATGACTATTTCTTTGCTAAGTCAATAGACAAGGTAAGAAGTGGTGGAGTAATTGCATTTATTACTTCCAGTGGGACAATGGATAAAAAGGATGATTCAATTCGTAGATATCTAGGTGCAAAATGTGAGCTTCTTGGAGCTATAAGACTTCCAAATAATACTTTCAAGGGTATGGCTGGAACTGAAGTAACTAGTGATATTATTTTCCTTAAAAAGAAGGAATCAGTAATAGAAAGAGAAGAGCCATGGTATGAACTTGGAATAGATGATAAGGGTTTAAGTTACAACAAATATTTTGTCGAAAATCCACAAATGGTACTTGGTCAAATGACAGAGGTATCTGGTCGATTTGGGAAGACCACTACCTGTCAAGCCAAGGATAATCATGATTTAAAATCTGAACTTTCACAAGCTATAAACAAGATTCAAGGAAAGATTGAGCCTATAAAAGTTGAAAGAGAGGAAGGAGAAAAAGAAGCTGAGATTATTCCAGCTGATGAAAATGTAAAGAACTTCTCATTCACCGAAAAAGATGGAAAGGTCTATATGAGAGAAGACTCTATAATGAGAGAAGTGGATAGGAATGATAAAGACCTAGATAAAATCAGAGATTATATAGCTCTTGGAAATGCTCTTAGAGAAGTGATTGATTTACAGTTAGAAGATAGAAGTGAAGTTGAGATTAAACTAGCTCAGAAAAAACTTAATGATATATATGATGAATTTAGCAAGAAAAATGGCTTTATAAATGGAAGAATGAATACAAGGCTTTTATCTGAGGATAGTAATTTTGCTCTTATTTCAAGTATTGAAAAACTTGAGGAAGGAAAGTTCAAGGAAAAGGGCGATATATTTACAAAACGAACAATAAAAAAGGCTGTGCCAGTAACTCATGTGGACACACCAGACGAATCCCTTATTCTTTCTATTGCAGAAAAAGGAAGAGTAGACCTTGGATATATGGAGGAACTTACAGACCTTGATGAAAAAGTCTTAGTAGAGAGTTTAAAAGGCAAGATCTTTCTTGATATTAAGGAATTTGACAGAGAAAACAATGCACTTCCCTTTACAGAGAAAGAAAAGCACAATCCTATGGCATTTAACTATGTAAGTGCTGATGAATATTTAAGTGGAAACATCAGAGATAAGATAAATGTTTTAAATGAATATATAAATTATATTGAGGGTTCTATAGGCTTTATGGATAAGGATAATTCTAATTTCAAACAAATAGAAGACAATCTTGCAAACCTCAAAATACAAAAACTGAGCCTTAAGGAAGTAATGCCAAAGGAACTCACTGCTTCAGAAATCACAGTAAGACTTGGAGCTACATGGATACCAGAAAAAGATGTAGAAAACTTTATCTTTGAAACTCTTAAAACACCAGGATTTGCAAGATGGGATATTCATGTTAGATACTCACCTTTTACAGCTGAATGGAGAATTGAGGGTAAGAGCAAGGATGGAGGAAATGACCTTGCAAATATGACCTATGGTACTAGTAGAGTTAATGCTTATAAGATTATAGAAGATGCCCTTAATCTTAAAGAAACAAAGGTATGGGATAGGGTTACAAATCCTGATGGTAGTAGGTCTTCCATACTCAATAAAAAAGAAACAATGCTTGCAAGTCAGAAACAGGAACTTTTAAAAGAAGAGTTTAAAAATTGGATATTTAAAGATCCAGACAGGAGACACCGTTTAGAAAAGCTTTATAATGAAAAATTTAATTCTGTGCGTAACAGGGAATATGATGGAAGTAATATTCGCTTTGAAGGCATGAATTCAGGTATTATCCTTAAAGACCATCAAAAAAATGCAGTTGCAAGAACACTTTATGGTGGAAATTCCCTTCTTGCCCATACAGTAGGTGCAGGTAAGACCTTTGAAATGATTGCTTCTGCAATGGAGTCAAAAAGGCTTGGAATGAGTAACAAGGCATTATTTGTAGTGCCTAACCATCTAACTGAACAAATAGGAAGGGACTTTATGGAACTTTATCCTGGAGCAAATATTATGGTTGCTACCAAGAAAGATTTCCAACCTAAGAATAGAAAGAGATTCATAGGTAAGATTGCAACAGGAGAATATGATGCAGTTATTATAGGCCATTCACAATTTGAAAAGATACCTATGAGTAAAGAATATCAAGAAAATCATATAAATAGGGAAATTGAAGGGATTCTAGAATACATTGAAGAGTATAAGTATGACAGAAGTCAAAATTTCACAGTAAAGCAGCTACAAAATACTAAAAAGAAACTTGAAAGTAGATTAAAAAAACTTAACGATGATTTTAAAAAAGATGACGTGGTTACTTTCGAGGAACTAGGAATTGATAAGCTTTTTGTGGATGAAGCCCATAATTATAAAAATCTATTTCTTTATACAAAAATGAGAAATGTGGCAGGAATAGGTCAGAGTGAAGCACTCAAATCTTCTGATATGTTTATGAAATGTCGATATTTAGATGAAATGACAGGAGGAAAGGCAGTAGTATTTGCTACAGGTACTCCAGTGTCAAACAGTATGACCGAGCTTTATACCATGCAACGCTATCTTCAATATGATGAACTTGAAAAGAATAACCTACAACATTTTGATTCATGGGCCAGTACATTTGGTGAGACTGTAACGGCAGTAGAGCTTTCACCTGAAGGAGATAAATATAGAGCTAAAACAAGGTTTAGCAAATTCTATAACCTTCCTGAGCTTATGGGCATGTTTAAAGAAGTGGCAGATATAAAAACAGCTGATATGCTTGATTTAAAAGTTCCTGAAGCGGAATATGAAACTATAGTGACAAAGCCTACAGACGAACAGAAAGAGGTCTTAAAAGGCATCTCAGAGCGAGCAGACAGGGTAAGAGATAGAAGGGTTGAACCAGAAGAAGATAATATGTTAAAAATCACGAATGATGGTAAAAAACTAGCCCTTGACCAAAGGCTTATCAATCCTCTTTTACCTGATGATCCTGATAGCAAGGTCAATGTATGTGTAAAAAATATTTTTTCTATCTGGGATAAAACAAGGGATAATCGTTCAACCCAACTAGTATTTTCTGATATGTCTACCCCAAAGAATGATGGAAGTTTTAATGTTTATGATGATATAAGGGACAAGCTTTTGAATATGGGTATTCCAGAAAAAGAAATAGCATTTATCCATGATGCTAATACAGAAAAACAGAAGGATGAACTATTTTCTAAAGTCCGTAAAGGCCATGTAAGGATTCTTTTAGGGTCTACCCAAAAGATGGGAACAGGTACTAATGTACAAAATAGACTTATTGCTACCCATGACCTTGATGTGCCATGGAGACCTGCAGATTTGGAACAGAGGGCGGGTCGTATTGTAAGACGTGGTAATAAAAATGACAAGGTTAAGATATTTAGATATGTTACTGAGAATACTTTTGATAGTTATTTGTGGCAGACAATAGAAAATAAGCAGAAATTCATCTCACAGATTATGACTTCAAAAACACCTGCTAGAGTGGCGGAAGATGTTGATGAGAATACTCTTTCTTATGCTGAAATTAAAGCCCTTGCAACAGGTAACCCTTTAATAAAAGAAAAGATGGACCTGGATATTGAAGTAACCAAATTAAAAATGCTTGAAGGAAACTACAAGAGCAATCTTTATAGCTTGGAAGATAAGATTATAAAGACCTATCCAAGAGAAATTGAAAAATATAAGAAGCTTATTGAAGGTGCTAAAAGTGATATTGATAGAACTAGGCCACAGGGAACAGGTGATAATAAGTTTACTTCCATAAAAATCGGCGATGAAATAATTACAGATAGAAAACTTGCAGGAGATAAAATCCTTGAAGCAGTTAAGGGAGTGAAACTAAGAGATAAAAAGCTTATTGGAGAATACAGAGGATTTCCTATAGAAGTAACCTATAACTTCCTTACAAATGAGCATAATTTTAATTTAAAAGGCTCAAACAATCATTATGGAGATTTAGGACAAAATAGGGATGGAAATATTACAAGAATGGATAATGTCTTGGAGAGGATTCCTGATAGTTTAAAAAGATTTGAAGAAAAGCTTGAAGCTACCAAAGAACAAATTGAAATTGCTAAGGAAGAAGTAAATAAACCTTTTGATAAGGCTGAGGAATTAAAAAACAAGACAATAAGACTCACAGAAATTAATAGACTTCTTGATATGGGAGAAGTGGAAGACCTAGAAAATCTAAATCCCCTTATAGAGGATATTAAAAGGCTTATTATTGATTATTGCAATAGAGAATTTGGAGAAGACCATGCTTATGATGACTTCAATAAACTTTTCCCTGATGAAGGCCATATTGGACTTGCCTATACAACTACAGAAGATGGGAAACACGAAATACAATATGAAATAAGTCTTAAAGATTATTCATGGACACAGTATGTAGATAATAAAGAAGTATCTCATGGAAGTTATCTTGAAAGTGAGGATGATGAGTCTGTAAGCAAAGAAGAAGCTCTTAAAAAGCTTAAACTCGAACTTGAACATGGAGATTTTGATGAATATGTAAGGGTTGATGAGAAAGACTTAAGAGGGAAACTTGGACTTGAAATTGACGATGATGGAAATTTCTATGATCCACTTGCAAAAGACCTAGATAATGATGGGATTCCAGATAGGTATGATAATGACTTTAGAAGTAGTAATTATTTTGAATCAACTTATGATGTTGATGGCCTTAAGAAGGATGATAAGGAATCTACACTTGGGCAACTTGAAAAATTTAAAGCCAAAATTAAAGAAGAAACAAGCTCATTACTGGATGAGAAAGATAAAGAAAAGAATAAGGGTGCAAGATAA
- a CDS encoding DUF1819 family protein, whose amino-acid sequence MDSKTPYIASLTREPFMYYEMKITAKLLEEGLSEKEAIEKIFKENLYQYPTERSLKMRARACLKRLNALEDEELVSWIINRPLDISRQVCLYAMMKDSRLIWEFMITVIGEKYRTRNFSYSRMDLNVFFTRLQEQNNTVASWSDSTINKLKSVLGGLLKENGYIDKTNSKSLNEVLLDYKLKDKIIENGDATCLPAFNYFE is encoded by the coding sequence ATGGATAGTAAGACACCATATATAGCTTCCCTCACAAGAGAACCTTTTATGTATTATGAAATGAAAATAACTGCAAAGTTACTTGAGGAAGGATTAAGCGAAAAAGAAGCTATAGAAAAAATATTTAAAGAAAATCTATATCAATATCCTACAGAAAGAAGTCTTAAAATGAGAGCAAGAGCTTGCTTAAAAAGATTAAATGCTCTAGAAGATGAAGAGCTTGTATCATGGATTATAAATAGACCTTTAGATATTTCAAGACAAGTATGCCTATATGCAATGATGAAAGATTCAAGACTTATATGGGAGTTTATGATTACTGTTATTGGAGAGAAATACAGAACCCGTAATTTTTCCTATAGTAGAATGGATCTAAATGTATTTTTCACAAGACTTCAGGAACAGAATAATACCGTAGCAAGTTGGAGTGACTCAACAATTAACAAGCTTAAGTCTGTATTAGGAGGTCTTTTAAAAGAAAACGGATATATAGATAAAACGAATTCTAAGAGTCTTAATGAAGTGCTTTTAGACTATAAATTAAAAGATAAAATAATTGAAAATGGAGATGCAACTTGTCTTCCAGCTTTCAATTATTTTGAGTAA
- a CDS encoding helix-turn-helix domain-containing protein — protein sequence MGFSYNKLWKILIDEDMNKTDFQKAVELSPTTVAKLGKNETVNMEILARICDYFNCGIEDIVTYSPRKKTNEDENK from the coding sequence ATGGGATTCAGCTACAATAAACTTTGGAAGATTCTAATTGATGAAGATATGAATAAAACAGATTTTCAGAAAGCCGTTGAATTGAGTCCTACCACAGTAGCAAAACTAGGTAAGAATGAAACAGTAAATATGGAAATTTTAGCCCGCATTTGCGATTATTTTAATTGTGGAATAGAAGATATAGTTACTTATAGTCCTAGAAAAAAAACTAATGAAGATGAGAATAAATAA
- a CDS encoding JAB domain-containing protein, producing MKNNLYKEFNCNSKEELYEKIKNQDDEIRPLIEFLDYARVNIKNSRQAINSPDTFVDYVKSTTLPTKDTGTIIFANTKNHPVHLKRTRLSWKNSIKEALREGLMAGANSVFLAFSNDTPNKRIEETKEYFEKIGMKIIDTIGYNKQNNSFISKVAGRSYYSTKTYEIASDSENAYGEKDYSLKDKYEDFTSYFASNELINLNVVENVEEIKEVLKIGFQHHQQEIFGVLIYDSNEKIIGAEELFKGATDAAIVDLKIIARTLFNYQDVKGMAVFHNHPSGNPTPSREDIEMTKKIKNVTEIFEIELLDHFIVGKEKTLSFSQEVSGFQSENLSYQDKLGQMSIVKEDKNIYDMEKVTLEVGDKIKTALSDETIVLDIDKDNAILFDGRQFVEVYGLQSDNGKFFWNHGNYSDSYPQKKDSQIIDTINKMIDEDYEGFVKALITIETGIDNPDLLDELYDRFMHNDGVNLINDYFDEVIYDLEDEITIGKEKVMETEGKLNKDNELFEKMDDFINSYTELSNAMYDADYDFADSYPLEKSFHDIDFIDWVEATKTKLSEEKKGMNVERINAITDKEDSKKESTIAKLNKFKDKVSKDAMEKSQEKMGVTKNNREM from the coding sequence ATGAAAAATAATTTGTATAAAGAATTTAATTGTAATAGCAAGGAAGAACTTTATGAAAAAATAAAAAATCAAGATGATGAAATAAGACCTCTTATAGAATTCCTAGATTATGCTAGAGTTAATATTAAAAATAGTAGACAAGCAATAAATAGTCCTGATACCTTTGTAGATTATGTAAAGTCAACAACTTTACCTACTAAAGATACTGGGACTATTATTTTTGCAAATACAAAAAACCATCCTGTTCATCTTAAGAGAACTAGACTAAGTTGGAAAAACAGCATAAAAGAGGCCTTAAGAGAGGGCTTAATGGCAGGAGCTAATAGTGTATTTCTAGCCTTTTCTAATGATACTCCTAATAAAAGAATAGAGGAAACTAAAGAATATTTTGAAAAAATAGGAATGAAGATTATAGATACTATTGGCTACAATAAACAAAATAATAGTTTCATATCAAAGGTAGCAGGAAGAAGCTACTATTCGACTAAGACCTATGAAATAGCCAGTGATTCAGAAAATGCTTATGGAGAAAAGGATTATAGCCTTAAGGATAAGTATGAAGATTTTACAAGCTATTTTGCTAGTAATGAACTTATAAATTTAAATGTGGTAGAAAATGTAGAAGAAATAAAGGAAGTTTTAAAAATAGGATTTCAACACCATCAACAAGAGATTTTTGGTGTTCTAATTTATGATAGTAATGAAAAGATTATTGGAGCAGAAGAGCTTTTTAAAGGAGCTACTGATGCTGCAATAGTAGATTTAAAAATTATAGCTAGGACTCTATTTAATTATCAGGATGTAAAGGGAATGGCAGTATTTCATAATCATCCTAGTGGCAATCCTACTCCTAGCAGAGAAGATATAGAAATGACTAAAAAGATAAAAAATGTAACTGAAATTTTTGAAATAGAACTTCTGGATCATTTTATAGTTGGCAAAGAAAAAACCCTATCTTTTTCACAAGAAGTTAGTGGTTTTCAAAGTGAAAATCTGAGCTATCAAGATAAGCTAGGGCAAATGTCAATTGTTAAAGAAGATAAGAATATTTATGATATGGAAAAAGTTACTCTTGAGGTTGGAGATAAAATAAAAACTGCTCTATCAGATGAAACTATTGTTTTGGATATAGATAAAGACAATGCTATTTTATTTGATGGAAGACAATTTGTTGAGGTTTATGGCTTACAGAGTGATAATGGAAAGTTTTTTTGGAATCATGGCAACTATTCTGATAGCTATCCTCAAAAGAAAGATAGTCAGATAATAGATACTATAAATAAGATGATAGATGAGGACTACGAGGGTTTCGTTAAAGCTTTGATTACAATAGAAACGGGAATAGATAATCCAGACCTATTAGATGAGCTTTACGATAGATTTATGCATAATGATGGGGTAAATCTAATAAATGATTATTTTGACGAGGTTATATATGATTTAGAAGATGAAATTACAATTGGTAAAGAAAAAGTTATGGAGACAGAAGGGAAGCTAAATAAGGATAATGAGCTTTTTGAAAAGATGGATGACTTTATAAATTCCTATACAGAACTATCTAATGCTATGTATGATGCGGACTATGATTTTGCAGATTCCTATCCATTAGAGAAGTCCTTTCATGATATAGACTTTATAGATTGGGTTGAGGCAACTAAGACAAAATTATCTGAAGAGAAAAAAGGAATGAATGTTGAAAGAATAAATGCTATTACAGATAAAGAAGATAGTAAAAAAGAATCAACTATTGCAAAACTTAATAAATTCAAAGACAAGGTGTCAAAAGATGCTATGGAGAAATCACAGGAGAAAATGGGAGTCACGAAGAATAATAGGGAGATGTAA